In the Flavisolibacter tropicus genome, one interval contains:
- a CDS encoding helicase-related protein, whose product MSGTTQHKPGTLVHYRQRDWMVLPSENPDLLRIKPLGGSEEEETAVFLPLAIPFEKIRSAQFPEPDPTQVGSFETARLLYDAFRLSFRNASGPFRCMGKLSFRPRAYQLVPLVMALKLDAARLLIADDVGIGKTVEALIILKELMERGEVKRFAIICPPHLCEQWQQELKNKLDIDAEIIRSSTAAKLDRQLPDDQSVFHHVPFQVVSIDYVKADKRRGIFINDCPEFIIVDEAHTCTLPAGSKSKSQQQRYSLLHDLAKDGQRQIVLLTATPHSGKDSEFASLLGLLKPEFERLNFEKIDGAEKKKLARHFVQRKRDNIKRWIYESTGVEENTEFPDRDSRELGFSLTNEYLLFYNNLLHFAKGISTASESISTHTQLLRSWAAISLIKGAMSSPAMAMEMLTRRKEKIESAEIDVNGDSEIENTLFEELDQVSDVPRQDLIESLEFARNELRDLEQLHDEAQSILKNNADQKIETTIKLIKEWIKEGFAPIIFCHYIPTANYVAERLREALPKGIHIEAITSDLADEQRKEKIDLMGKSEKRVLVATDCLSEGINLQEHFTAVLHYDLPWNPNRIEQREGRVDRFGQAAPTVKTYLLYGENNDMDMFILEVLIRKVRDIQRSTGVSISIGENSKSIMSEAAQRLLFDAKKDAVQQELFRDTNETITNELELARKKGENIRSIFAHESINPDAIKADLEAVDEAIGDIQTVEHFVCSAVQQLGGSCEEDSNGGYIFRLQNLPPHISRCFNNAASIKVSFDSPTPKGYTYIGRNHKFTELLCQFLIALSFEPRSEHGRIARVCEVQTNTVSTKTVLVVFRVRNVIKEVASKKESIAEEMYLWGYRSVGGKTETLDFKEAKELLLHSKSLSNLSVERQQADIQNEMARFEDLKHQFLELASIRADELVAAHSRFKELIGGRRYEKATPVLPPDVIGVYMLMPKPKDL is encoded by the coding sequence ATGTCAGGAACTACACAACATAAACCGGGAACATTGGTTCATTACCGCCAGCGCGATTGGATGGTGCTGCCCTCTGAAAACCCAGATTTATTACGCATAAAGCCATTGGGTGGATCAGAAGAAGAGGAGACAGCTGTCTTTCTCCCACTAGCAATTCCATTTGAAAAGATTAGATCGGCTCAATTTCCAGAGCCTGATCCTACACAAGTTGGCTCTTTTGAAACAGCAAGGCTTCTATATGATGCGTTTCGTCTTTCGTTTCGAAATGCATCTGGCCCTTTCCGCTGTATGGGTAAGTTATCTTTCCGTCCAAGAGCTTACCAGTTAGTTCCATTAGTAATGGCTTTAAAGCTAGATGCTGCGCGTTTATTAATAGCAGATGATGTGGGTATCGGTAAAACGGTGGAAGCCCTTATTATTCTGAAAGAGTTAATGGAGCGCGGAGAAGTAAAACGTTTTGCCATTATCTGTCCACCGCATCTATGTGAGCAATGGCAGCAAGAGCTAAAGAATAAACTGGATATTGATGCTGAAATTATCCGCTCCAGTACGGCCGCAAAGCTTGACCGCCAACTGCCGGATGATCAGAGTGTTTTCCATCACGTGCCTTTCCAGGTAGTATCCATAGATTATGTAAAGGCTGATAAGCGTCGAGGGATTTTTATCAATGATTGTCCAGAGTTTATTATCGTAGATGAGGCGCATACCTGTACCTTGCCAGCAGGATCAAAAAGTAAATCACAACAACAACGCTATTCCTTGCTTCATGATCTGGCAAAAGATGGCCAGCGTCAAATTGTTTTACTAACGGCTACGCCACACAGTGGAAAGGATAGTGAGTTTGCCTCTTTACTAGGATTATTAAAGCCAGAGTTTGAGCGCTTAAACTTTGAAAAGATTGATGGTGCAGAAAAGAAAAAATTAGCCCGTCATTTTGTGCAGAGAAAGCGAGATAATATAAAACGCTGGATATATGAAAGTACAGGAGTTGAAGAAAATACAGAGTTTCCAGATAGGGACTCACGAGAGCTAGGGTTCTCGTTAACCAACGAATACCTACTTTTTTACAACAATCTGCTCCATTTCGCAAAAGGAATTTCTACGGCTAGTGAATCAATAAGCACGCATACACAATTGTTGCGTTCATGGGCAGCCATTTCGTTGATCAAAGGCGCCATGTCTAGTCCAGCTATGGCCATGGAGATGCTTACTCGAAGAAAAGAGAAAATAGAAAGTGCAGAAATAGATGTAAATGGTGATAGTGAAATTGAAAATACCTTGTTTGAGGAACTGGATCAAGTGTCGGATGTGCCACGCCAGGATTTAATTGAAAGCCTGGAATTTGCCCGGAATGAGTTAAGAGATCTGGAACAACTGCATGATGAAGCACAATCTATTCTAAAAAATAACGCTGATCAAAAGATTGAAACTACCATCAAGTTGATTAAAGAGTGGATTAAAGAGGGCTTTGCTCCTATCATTTTTTGTCATTATATACCTACTGCTAATTATGTAGCGGAAAGATTAAGAGAAGCCTTGCCAAAAGGTATTCATATAGAGGCCATTACTTCCGATCTGGCCGATGAACAACGGAAGGAGAAGATAGATCTGATGGGGAAAAGTGAGAAGAGGGTATTGGTAGCTACCGACTGTTTGAGTGAAGGTATTAACCTGCAGGAGCATTTCACGGCCGTACTGCATTATGATCTTCCTTGGAATCCAAACCGTATCGAACAACGGGAAGGACGTGTTGACCGCTTCGGACAAGCGGCTCCAACCGTAAAAACCTATTTGCTTTATGGCGAGAACAATGATATGGATATGTTTATCCTGGAAGTACTAATTCGTAAAGTAAGGGATATTCAACGCTCAACCGGAGTCTCTATCAGTATTGGTGAAAACAGTAAGTCCATCATGAGTGAGGCGGCACAACGCTTACTATTTGATGCCAAAAAGGATGCGGTTCAGCAAGAGCTATTTAGAGATACCAACGAGACCATCACTAATGAACTGGAGTTAGCCCGTAAAAAAGGGGAAAACATCCGTAGCATATTTGCTCATGAGTCTATTAATCCAGATGCCATTAAAGCTGATTTAGAAGCAGTGGATGAAGCCATAGGTGATATACAAACGGTTGAGCATTTTGTGTGCAGTGCTGTACAGCAGTTGGGCGGCTCTTGTGAAGAGGATAGTAATGGTGGCTATATCTTCCGCTTACAAAATTTGCCGCCGCATATCAGTCGGTGTTTCAACAATGCAGCTAGCATTAAAGTAAGCTTTGACTCTCCTACTCCAAAAGGTTACACTTACATAGGCCGCAACCATAAGTTTACGGAGCTACTATGTCAGTTTTTAATTGCCTTATCGTTTGAGCCTAGAAGTGAGCATGGCCGAATAGCTAGAGTGTGTGAGGTACAAACCAATACAGTCTCTACTAAGACGGTACTAGTTGTTTTCCGGGTACGAAATGTGATCAAAGAAGTAGCATCCAAAAAGGAAAGCATTGCTGAAGAAATGTATCTATGGGGCTACCGATCTGTAGGTGGTAAAACAGAAACCCTGGACTTTAAAGAAGCAAAAGAACTGCTGCTGCATTCCAAGAGCTTATCCAACTTATCAGTAGAGCGGCAACAAGCCGATATACAAAATGAAATGGCCCGCTTTGAGGACCTGAAGCACCAGTTCTTAGAACTGGCTAGCATACGAGCCGACGAACTCGTAGCAGCGCACAGCCGCTTCAAAGAGTTAATAGGCGGACGACGTTATGAAAAAGCAACGCCCGTACTGCCGCCCGATGTAATAGGTGTGTATATGCTGATGCCAAAACCAAAAGACCTGTAA
- a CDS encoding DEAD/DEAH box helicase, which yields MDAFVTHNHIVSNYRNYLKSFLSIDDERIKEEVNKAFESDGFIPEPLVQFNPAYETGESLSELNVHSNLSKAFGSYNLYKHQVEALKIGLQGKGFVVTSGTGSGKSLTYLSTIFNDIFNQGQNKTKGVKAILVYPMNALINSQEEEIKKFEENFGPNFPITYKKYTGQEKQDVRESIRELQPDIILTNYMMLELIMTRASESWLRDSMKHHLKFLVFDELHTYKGRQGADVSMLIRRIKSHCKQDLICIGTSATMASSGTPAEKKQAVADVATKIFGQLYTQDQIVDEYLKACTNGVLPNAVELRQAVTTPIDSEAAEQTFVDHKLSNWLELKIALRNNEGKLERGKPLSIKDIAEKLRTETEVNFKQAYETVVALLKWTEKLNEKNRLARTRKSFLPFRFHQFISQTSTVSVTLESRKDRVITIKAGRYVKDEKGEKTLYPVLFSRYSGVDFICVEKNTNEQVLLPRNPEEPVPTRSQQELTGDNLNEHNLRFGYLVLDEGEAFWNDDLLDLAPEAWLNNAETAFRPYYDWHMPKRIYFNSEGKYSSEPIYPLKGYYLPVKLRVDPTAGVFYEDSKTNEGTKLMSLGHEGRSTATTILSYAVVQSLLEQKEEIKNQKLLSFTDNRQDAALQAGHFNDFIASVRLRAGLYAAVVKNAAGLEINNIAERVLDELKLKETDYANPNFMSKDPDFPELENEKAIKSYILIRIFQDLKRGWRYTLPNLEQTALLKVDYFRLDKLSNLDDRFQGLALLNQASAEKRKEILTQLLNYFRTNYAIYHRYLVEDIAETENLLRNRLDENKLWSLDHSEKLDRPTYMVSVRPGRSEQRGVYFATMGARSGFGRYLKREFSAVGLNPLSQDNFRTYIETLCDLLANTGFLIKKEGLRGERGTVDGYLLRSDCIRWMPGDGQTVVVDQTRINSYKALNLRPNPFFKELYQTDFQQYQRELIGREHTGQLSSDDRIQREDDFREGKLASLFCSPTMELGIDIANLNIVHMRNVPPSPANYAQRSGRAGRGGQTAVVVTYCSAWSPHDQNYFHAAAKMVAGSVIPPRIDLINEELLTGHLNAYILMELSLRDLSKSVADLLDLSNENNITVRQNIRDAIANGIRTQKQTWIAHFKEIIASILPDLSRAWWYNDNWIEQRINSFEGHFEASFTRWIHLYKSARKMIQASRAILDDVTIKQDSDMKKDAKRRHVAGLKQVELLLNDAQREIGNESEFYVFRYLASEGFLPGYNFTRLPVRTFVGYKHADQGEYISRSRSVALSEFGPHNVLYHNGSKYEVNRMSILNSEELQRKIKISTNSGYAFLDDEAEAANNDPITLTELRGANVEFKTNLIELSETEARPRERISCIEEERSSKGYIIEEYFRYPSGIDHTKNAIIKRADSDLLKLVYGQATELIKLNRRARRADVETEGFALDTRNGKWLTQKELENQETFNNKRDVLLFVRETADTLYLQPLESLRLSGDQVITLSYALKRAIEIQFQVESSEIGVSVLGKKDAPNILIYEAAQGSLGILSQLIDEPLKLRELFVTAYKALHFDPDTRQETDYGKTLPKASYEDLLSYYNQRHHTILDRKSIKEALEFLMDCNVSTMTQGKDYDQQYQYLLDNYDKNSNSELPFLKYLYQNKLALPHKAQVRLDDFYISADFVYNNGHGPVLVFCDGSVHDLESVQVDDQHKRALLNEAGYDVIVWHYKTPLEELVNSRKDVFKILG from the coding sequence ATGGATGCATTTGTAACACATAATCATATAGTTTCAAACTACCGCAACTATCTAAAGTCCTTTCTTTCCATTGATGACGAAAGAATAAAAGAAGAGGTAAATAAAGCGTTTGAAAGTGATGGCTTCATTCCAGAGCCATTAGTACAATTCAATCCGGCATACGAGACCGGAGAATCATTAAGTGAGTTGAATGTACACTCTAACTTGTCAAAGGCATTTGGCTCTTATAACTTATATAAGCATCAGGTTGAAGCTTTAAAGATTGGCCTTCAGGGAAAAGGGTTTGTTGTTACTTCCGGTACCGGTTCTGGTAAGTCGTTGACATACCTATCTACCATATTCAATGATATTTTTAATCAGGGTCAGAATAAGACTAAAGGGGTAAAAGCCATCTTGGTTTACCCAATGAACGCCCTGATTAACTCACAAGAAGAAGAGATAAAAAAGTTTGAGGAAAACTTTGGTCCCAACTTTCCAATAACCTATAAAAAGTATACAGGTCAGGAAAAGCAGGATGTAAGAGAAAGTATCCGTGAGCTACAGCCTGATATCATTCTTACCAATTACATGATGCTGGAATTAATAATGACCAGAGCATCTGAATCTTGGTTAAGAGATTCCATGAAGCATCATTTAAAGTTTCTTGTCTTTGATGAATTGCATACGTATAAAGGAAGGCAAGGCGCTGATGTAAGTATGCTGATCCGCCGGATCAAGAGCCATTGTAAACAGGATTTGATTTGCATTGGTACCTCGGCAACGATGGCATCCAGCGGCACGCCTGCCGAAAAGAAACAAGCAGTGGCAGATGTGGCTACAAAGATTTTTGGCCAGCTATATACACAAGATCAAATTGTTGATGAATACTTAAAGGCTTGTACAAACGGTGTATTGCCCAATGCTGTAGAATTACGACAAGCGGTTACTACTCCTATTGATTCAGAGGCTGCCGAGCAAACTTTCGTTGATCACAAATTGAGTAACTGGCTAGAGCTGAAAATAGCACTCAGAAACAATGAAGGAAAGCTGGAAAGAGGTAAGCCCTTATCCATAAAAGACATTGCAGAAAAGCTAAGGACAGAAACGGAGGTAAATTTTAAACAGGCCTACGAAACAGTTGTTGCTTTACTAAAATGGACAGAAAAGCTGAATGAGAAAAATAGATTAGCAAGAACGCGTAAAAGCTTTCTGCCTTTCCGGTTTCATCAGTTTATCTCTCAAACAAGTACTGTTTCTGTCACCTTAGAGTCTAGAAAAGACAGGGTCATAACTATTAAAGCTGGCCGTTACGTAAAAGACGAAAAGGGTGAAAAAACATTATACCCGGTTTTATTCAGCCGCTATTCAGGTGTTGACTTTATTTGTGTGGAGAAGAACACAAACGAACAAGTCTTACTTCCAAGAAATCCGGAAGAGCCTGTACCCACACGTAGCCAACAAGAGTTGACAGGGGATAATTTAAATGAACATAATCTAAGGTTTGGTTATCTGGTATTGGATGAAGGTGAAGCTTTTTGGAATGATGACTTACTCGATCTAGCTCCCGAGGCTTGGTTAAATAATGCAGAAACAGCATTCAGACCGTATTATGATTGGCACATGCCAAAACGTATTTACTTTAATTCGGAAGGTAAATACTCAAGCGAGCCTATCTATCCGCTAAAAGGCTACTACCTACCGGTTAAACTGAGAGTGGATCCTACAGCAGGTGTTTTCTATGAAGACTCAAAGACCAATGAGGGGACCAAGCTAATGAGCCTAGGCCATGAAGGTAGAAGTACAGCTACAACCATTCTTTCGTATGCTGTCGTTCAATCTTTGTTGGAACAAAAGGAAGAAATAAAGAATCAAAAGCTGTTAAGCTTTACTGATAACCGACAAGATGCGGCATTACAAGCCGGTCACTTCAATGATTTTATTGCCTCAGTAAGACTGAGAGCTGGCTTGTATGCTGCCGTTGTAAAAAATGCGGCTGGTCTAGAGATTAATAACATTGCTGAACGGGTATTGGATGAATTGAAGTTAAAAGAGACTGACTATGCCAATCCAAACTTCATGAGTAAAGATCCAGACTTTCCGGAGTTGGAGAATGAAAAAGCGATCAAGAGCTATATTTTGATCCGGATATTCCAAGATCTAAAAAGGGGCTGGCGATATACCTTACCAAACCTGGAGCAAACTGCCCTTTTAAAAGTTGACTATTTCCGGTTAGATAAGCTTTCAAATCTTGATGACCGTTTTCAAGGTTTAGCATTGTTGAATCAGGCTTCAGCTGAGAAGCGAAAAGAGATACTCACCCAATTACTAAATTATTTCCGAACCAACTATGCCATCTATCACCGCTACTTAGTGGAGGATATTGCAGAAACCGAGAACCTTTTGCGAAACCGACTTGACGAAAATAAGCTGTGGTCACTTGACCATAGTGAAAAGTTGGATCGCCCTACCTACATGGTTTCAGTGCGGCCTGGAAGGAGTGAGCAAAGAGGCGTCTACTTTGCGACAATGGGAGCTAGATCTGGTTTTGGAAGATACTTGAAAAGAGAGTTTAGCGCAGTAGGTCTTAATCCATTAAGTCAGGATAACTTCAGAACTTATATTGAAACCTTATGTGACCTATTAGCCAACACTGGGTTCTTAATTAAGAAAGAGGGATTACGAGGTGAGCGAGGTACAGTTGACGGTTATTTACTACGAAGCGATTGTATCCGTTGGATGCCTGGTGATGGACAAACCGTTGTAGTTGATCAAACGCGCATAAACTCTTATAAGGCATTAAACTTAAGGCCAAACCCTTTCTTTAAAGAGCTATATCAAACAGATTTTCAACAATATCAACGAGAGCTGATTGGCCGAGAACATACTGGCCAGTTAAGTTCTGATGATAGAATTCAACGGGAAGATGATTTTCGGGAAGGCAAGCTGGCTAGTTTGTTTTGTTCGCCTACCATGGAATTGGGAATCGATATAGCTAACCTTAACATCGTGCACATGCGCAATGTGCCCCCTAGTCCTGCTAACTATGCACAGCGCAGTGGTCGTGCAGGACGGGGCGGACAAACGGCAGTCGTTGTCACCTATTGTTCGGCATGGTCACCACACGATCAGAACTATTTCCATGCTGCTGCTAAAATGGTAGCAGGCTCAGTTATTCCTCCACGTATTGATTTGATCAATGAAGAGCTATTAACAGGACACTTGAATGCTTATATCCTAATGGAGTTATCTCTTAGGGATTTAAGTAAGTCAGTGGCGGACCTGCTGGATTTAAGCAATGAAAACAATATTACTGTAAGGCAAAATATCCGAGATGCGATAGCCAATGGCATCAGAACGCAAAAACAAACATGGATTGCACACTTCAAAGAAATTATTGCATCTATCTTACCAGATTTGAGCAGGGCCTGGTGGTATAACGATAACTGGATTGAACAGCGAATTAATTCTTTTGAAGGCCACTTTGAAGCATCCTTTACCCGTTGGATCCATTTGTACAAGTCTGCCAGGAAGATGATTCAGGCTTCAAGAGCCATACTGGATGATGTTACAATCAAGCAAGATAGCGACATGAAAAAGGATGCCAAAAGAAGGCATGTTGCTGGTTTAAAGCAGGTTGAACTTTTATTGAACGATGCTCAAAGAGAAATTGGTAATGAGTCAGAGTTCTATGTATTCCGCTACCTTGCCTCCGAAGGTTTCTTGCCTGGCTACAACTTTACGCGCCTTCCAGTACGCACTTTTGTTGGATACAAACATGCAGATCAGGGCGAGTATATCTCCCGCTCCCGTTCTGTGGCATTAAGTGAATTCGGTCCTCATAATGTTTTATATCACAATGGTAGCAAATATGAAGTGAACCGGATGAGCATTCTAAACTCTGAAGAGCTACAACGTAAAATAAAGATATCTACGAATTCAGGCTATGCTTTTCTTGATGATGAAGCAGAGGCAGCGAATAATGACCCAATTACATTAACAGAATTAAGAGGTGCCAATGTAGAATTCAAAACCAACCTGATTGAGCTGAGTGAAACAGAAGCCCGGCCCAGAGAACGGATTTCTTGTATAGAAGAAGAACGATCATCGAAAGGATATATAATCGAAGAGTATTTCCGGTACCCATCGGGTATTGATCATACCAAAAATGCCATAATAAAAAGAGCGGATTCCGATCTATTGAAACTGGTATACGGTCAGGCCACTGAGTTGATCAAGCTAAATAGAAGGGCTCGTCGTGCAGATGTTGAAACGGAAGGCTTTGCTTTGGATACACGCAATGGCAAATGGCTCACACAAAAAGAGCTGGAAAATCAAGAAACTTTCAACAATAAAAGGGATGTACTGCTTTTTGTAAGAGAAACGGCTGATACGCTTTATCTGCAGCCATTGGAGTCCTTGCGCCTTAGCGGTGATCAGGTTATTACACTGAGTTATGCATTAAAGCGTGCTATTGAAATTCAGTTCCAGGTAGAGAGCAGTGAAATTGGTGTAAGTGTTTTAGGGAAAAAAGATGCACCCAATATCCTCATTTATGAAGCCGCACAAGGAAGCCTAGGCATCTTGTCGCAGCTGATAGACGAGCCACTTAAGTTGAGAGAGCTCTTTGTTACCGCTTACAAGGCCCTCCACTTCGATCCAGATACAAGGCAGGAAACAGACTATGGAAAGACACTGCCGAAAGCCTCTTATGAAGACCTGCTTTCCTATTATAACCAGCGCCATCACACGATACTAGATCGTAAGAGTATAAAAGAAGCATTGGAGTTCTTAATGGACTGCAATGTTTCTACCATGACGCAAGGAAAAGATTATGACCAGCAATACCAATACCTGCTTGACAACTACGATAAAAACAGTAACTCAGAGTTGCCCTTTTTAAAATACCTGTATCAAAACAAACTGGCCTTGCCACACAAAGCGCAGGTGCGGCTGGATGATTTTTATATCAGTGCCGACTTTGTTTATAACAATGGCCATGGGCCTGTGTTAGTCTTTTGTGATGGATCAGTACATGATCTGGAGTCGGTACAAGTAGATGATCAACACAAAAGAGCCTTGTTGAATGAAGCAGGATACGATGTCATCGTATGGCATTACAAAACACCACTAGAGGAATTGGTTAATAGCAGAAAAGACGTTTTTAAAATATTAGGATAA
- a CDS encoding 3'-5' exonuclease produces the protein MEQPYYIPQTQNHFLKLTRPIIFFDLETTGTNTSYDRVIEICAIKLLPDGSQVELYQLLNPTVPIAPEASAVHGFTDEMVVDKPTFGDLADELTTFFEGCDLGGYNIKRFDVPMLMQEFHRFKKYPIIYTEVKLVDAMVIYHSKEKRDLSSAVRFYCEREHEDAHSAKADVLATIDILKHQLLRYEDLEPNTSFLHDYLSGGSLVDFSGKFVRDENGEVVFNFGMHRGKLACTELEYLKWMLSGDFPIDTKMVAKKVYMNCVWETEIKMWLQANKILQNEAVASALYTTIKFGRDMFPFATNSEGEKVTVTYLTEPPSAYILSHPDAIKLLLNHLEDILSGNKSHQ, from the coding sequence ATGGAGCAGCCCTATTATATTCCTCAGACCCAAAACCATTTCTTAAAGCTTACCAGACCCATCATATTTTTTGACCTCGAAACAACCGGAACTAATACATCATACGATCGGGTCATTGAAATTTGCGCCATTAAATTGCTGCCAGATGGCAGTCAAGTAGAGCTGTATCAATTACTAAATCCAACTGTCCCAATAGCACCGGAAGCATCAGCAGTCCATGGTTTTACGGATGAAATGGTGGTTGATAAGCCAACTTTTGGTGACTTGGCAGATGAATTAACTACTTTTTTTGAAGGGTGTGACCTCGGGGGATACAACATTAAACGTTTTGATGTGCCGATGTTGATGCAGGAGTTTCACCGTTTTAAAAAATATCCTATTATATACACAGAGGTGAAGTTAGTAGATGCCATGGTAATCTATCATAGCAAGGAAAAGCGAGACTTGTCTTCTGCTGTACGATTTTATTGTGAACGAGAACATGAGGACGCGCACTCTGCCAAGGCCGATGTGCTGGCCACCATTGATATTTTAAAGCACCAACTTCTCAGATATGAGGATTTGGAGCCTAATACAAGCTTTCTGCATGATTATCTCAGTGGTGGGAGTCTGGTAGACTTTAGCGGAAAGTTCGTGCGTGATGAAAACGGTGAAGTTGTATTCAACTTTGGGATGCACAGAGGTAAGCTGGCTTGTACTGAACTTGAATATTTGAAGTGGATGTTAAGTGGTGATTTTCCTATTGACACCAAAATGGTAGCAAAGAAAGTCTATATGAATTGTGTATGGGAAACTGAGATCAAAATGTGGCTGCAAGCAAATAAGATCTTACAGAATGAAGCGGTAGCCTCCGCTTTGTATACTACGATAAAATTTGGAAGAGACATGTTCCCATTTGCTACAAATAGTGAGGGGGAAAAGGTAACGGTTACTTATCTGACAGAGCCCCCTTCCGCTTATATTCTTTCTCATCCTGATGCTATAAAATTACTTCTAAACCATTTGGAAGATATTTTAAGTGGTAATAAAAGTCATCAGTAA
- a CDS encoding site-specific integrase, which translates to MIANNMVTKTLNESFEQYKALVAQLSQQHSCKDGLINIPVNQTLHKVALASPEPPIPLLEYFNRYLAAKSMDPHSEELSSYYTQTRSMLQKWGSFDPNDTSILLSRERFGPKTFNDRRNCLFKFFDWLVRKGKLSDNPLADVSAKKRQRNAEQRKPFTEREVAVILEALKTDRFRKKYSRYSHAQYYPFVAFMIQTGVRNAEAIGLQVRDVLWSTGEITICRALARTSKGTNEAARKEKGTKTNNVRFIPMNAFLTDLLKPLCIDKKGTDLVFTTEQGRMIDDRMFQRRTFKPLLKELKIQERDLYACRHTFATRAVLAGIKAHEVAYLMGDNLQTVIANYYHKEKVTVALPELA; encoded by the coding sequence ATGATTGCAAATAATATGGTGACTAAAACCCTCAATGAAAGCTTCGAGCAGTACAAAGCGTTGGTAGCGCAGTTGTCACAACAGCATTCCTGCAAAGATGGTCTCATCAATATTCCTGTTAATCAAACTTTACATAAAGTGGCCCTAGCTTCACCTGAACCACCAATCCCTCTTCTGGAATATTTTAATCGTTATTTAGCTGCTAAATCCATGGATCCACATTCAGAAGAATTGTCCAGTTACTATACCCAGACCAGGTCCATGTTGCAAAAGTGGGGTTCTTTTGATCCTAACGATACATCGATTTTGCTAAGTAGAGAGCGCTTTGGTCCTAAAACGTTTAATGACCGAAGGAATTGCCTTTTTAAGTTTTTTGACTGGCTAGTGCGAAAAGGAAAGTTGTCGGACAATCCCCTGGCTGATGTGAGCGCTAAAAAGCGCCAGCGAAATGCGGAGCAACGCAAACCTTTTACCGAACGGGAAGTAGCTGTGATTTTAGAGGCGTTAAAAACGGATCGGTTCCGTAAGAAATATTCCCGGTATTCCCATGCCCAGTATTATCCTTTTGTGGCCTTTATGATTCAAACCGGTGTTCGCAATGCGGAGGCTATAGGGTTACAGGTTAGAGATGTATTGTGGTCTACAGGCGAAATAACGATTTGCCGGGCACTTGCTCGTACGAGTAAGGGCACCAATGAAGCAGCGCGTAAAGAAAAAGGTACGAAGACCAATAATGTTCGCTTTATTCCAATGAACGCCTTTTTAACGGATTTGCTGAAACCACTTTGTATTGATAAAAAGGGGACCGACTTGGTCTTTACAACCGAACAAGGGCGAATGATCGATGACCGCATGTTTCAACGCCGAACGTTTAAGCCCTTACTGAAAGAGCTGAAAATTCAGGAACGCGATTTATACGCCTGTCGGCATACGTTTGCTACTAGAGCAGTTTTGGCTGGAATAAAAGCCCATGAAGTGGCGTATTTGATGGGCGATAACCTACAGACAGTAATAGCCAACTATTACCACAAAGAGAAAGTTACAGTTGCTTTGCCAGAACTTGCTTAG